The genomic DNA ACTccatattgttttttctttcagtgtgttGTCCAAGCAAACAGTTGCTGTGAATTTTCTCTCTGTAACTGTTAGTATTGGGGCTTGCTACTAGggatttaaaaattgagaaaatttagTCTTGTTTCTTTTACGTTTTAGTTATAAAAATCTATAGGTGACACAAAAGTGTTGTGCCTGTTTGGGGTCTTACCGCCCCCCAGGTTATGGTCTTaagtcatttcacttttttttttttttaagtttcttttttaacactGTCTTTAGTGTAGATCTGTATCTGGAACTTGGGtttcaaatacaaaaacaagtgagctaaaaaaaaaaaaaaaagagtgaactaTTTCTCcaggagaagagaatgagaattACTCCTTCCTCATTTAATATTACTTACTAATTTCAGTAAACATAAATTCTGAAATGGAGAAATGTATAGAATCCTTTCTTGTTGAATTGTATGTacctggtttctttttctttttttctttttttttaatttttttttaaagagagagagagaggcagaggcagaggaagaagcaggctccccgcctagcagggagcccgatgcgggactcgatcccaggaccctgggatcatgacccgagccgaaggcagacgcctaaccatctgagccacccaggcgcccctgtacctgGTTTCTAATAGGCAgatatatcaaataaaatattaatatttaagaaacagattttGGAGGGAACTAGTTTTCCTTGACAACTTACACATAAACTGTTAAATACAATTTATTCTGAAGCATTCTGTAATACGTATATCTTAAGTATTAAATTATTCTTGAGTCTCTATCATTTTGTTTAAGATCCCAGAGAATAGAAACAGACGTTAAATAAACtaagattcagagaagttaatgGCTTTTCCAAAGTCATATAAGTCCAGTTAGTGAGAGAGCACCAAGTTCCAAACCCAAATGATATAACTGCCTGCCCAAATGTTCCCAGATAGACTTTATCTTCAACGTTAACAGCTAATTTTATTAACCAGATGtaccaaagaaatacattgtTCAATGAGCAAAgaataagatttctttttaaggagGTACTTTTTCCCTTGGGTTACTTGAAGTAATTATAGGCCAGTTTTATTGCATTAAAATCTGATTAGAAACATTATCAAGCCGTAGGTGATGACCTATTTATTAAAACAGAATTGGTCCAAATTTTTCCTGATCCCCTGGGGCATATGacaagtatttaataaatgaaaaggaatacCTACCTGACCAGGAATTAAAAGGCCCTGGGCCAGCTCTAAGCATCCTATGTTACAggtttttagaaaatgtataaagTAATACTTCGAAGGGAAAAAGTTGAGTTGCCCATAGAAGAAGCATCTTACCCCAAAAATACTGACTGCATGATTCAGGATATATGAAGTTTGTGGCTAAGTAGCTCCTAAATTGCATTTCTAAagttgatatatatgtatttttttttaatccacagcTTTCCCATGGTTTGGCATGGACATTGGGGGGACTCTAGTAAAGCTCTCATATTTTGAACCTATTGATATCACAGCAgaggaagaacaagaagaagTTGAGAGCTTAAAAAGTATCCGGAAATATTTGACTTCTAATGTAGCATATGGATCCACTGGTATTCGGGATGTACACCTTGAACTGAAGGATTTAACACTTTTTGGGCGAAGAGGGAACTTGCACTTTATCAGATTTCCAACCCACGACCTGCCTACTTTTATTCAAATGGGAAGAGATAAAAACTTCTCAACGTTACACACGGTGCTATGTGCTACAGGAGGTGGTGCTTACAAGTTTGAAGAAGATTTTCGCACAGTAGGTATCTTACTCAAAACCAAAAATTGAtacccattttctctttttttttaaagattcatttatgagagagagtgtgggagcaagaggcggcgggggtggggggcggcggcggtggtggccaggagcagagggagagagggactagcaggctctgcactgagcacagagcccgttatggggctcagtctcaaaaCCTTGAGATtgtggcctgagccgaaaccaggagtcagactctcaacccactgagctacccaggcaccccctcttcaatttttaaaatacgaGGCTGTTTCCTAGATTAGTTCCCCATGCTGGATATGGAGGAAGTATGTATTCATGACCAGCTTTTCATTTGGGGCACTTAAATAGCTTTTATAGACTGTGTAAAAAATTGCCCAGATTTGGGCTTATTGTACATAATATTTGGTAAAACCTGCTAAGTTCAGGGACtgctataaagctacaataaaaGGGGATTTCAATGAATTTGGCAGCATACAAAGCCAAATATAAGTGAcgtttgaattattttctctattactGTCCTATGTGTGCattgtttttatgtattattcATATAGTCCTGTCTCCCAGGGCCATCTCtttccttgcccccccccccaaaaaaatcagcTGAAGCCCGCGTCTTTTGATTAAGTAGACATCTGAATGAGAGCCATGTTAGGccttttttctggttttatccACCAACCTTACCATGTTCCTATCTCAAAGGGGGTCATTTGGATATAGCAAGAGGTCTACGTAAACACTGATTTATTAAGTGCTAGTGGGGGTTTGCCAAGCTTCTAATCCTTTCCTGTAGAATAAAGATTAGAAAGTTAGCATTTGGAAGtactgaaatttgttttctttgaaaatatgcatgtgaaccatttaatttcttaaattcataTAAGAAAAGTCTGTTAATAGAAGATAAGTTATCGCTTATGGCTGACATAAGTGAGCCCCTTAAACTTTGGGATAGTTTAAAAGTCTAAattgttactaatttttttcttttgatggatAATACTGATTTGTATTCAATTTATTGAGTAATTGAACATAAATTTCATAGATTTGAGACTAGTTTGCTTGAACATGTGATATTTAGTGTTTGCCAGAATTCTTACCAGAAGCAGTATCCTTGAAGCCAGCTTTCACCTGACATTGAAgtatcaattattttcttttttttttatgatttttattcctatattagcatgaactgggggaggggcagaggatgaagctgactccccactgagcaggagccctgcggagctcaatcccaggaccctgggatcatgaccctagctgaaggccaaggcttaactgactgaaccacccaggcgacccagaAGTATCAATAATTTCTAGTGATGAAGTTCTGTAATAACTTTATGTTGATGGTCAACCATTTATTAAGCTAAATATTTGAGCTTAATATGTCTCAGGTAATATGTGTCAGGTATCATGCTAGACACAGAACTCAGCTGGGAATAAGACCCAGTCTTAGCCTTGAAAGAGTGCAGTATTCTAGACCACACAGATAAGTGAGTTATAAGTAAAAGTACAACGCCTCAAGTATTGATACGAAAAGCAGTGCCATGGGAACACCAGAGTAGTATTACCTAACAAGTTCTGGAGAATgaaagcttcccagaggaagtgatcTCTAAGCTGAGATCTTTTTTACAAATAGTTTATAATACATTCTTTACTAACCtgaaatgaatttaataatttcAGACTAGTAGCCAAACTATAATATAGAAATTGGTAGATTCTCTGGTATGATCACATGAGAAGGCAAAATGAGAGAGTTAGATGCTGGCACTTCAACATAAATTCACCATGAATTTTAAAGGCACAAATGCTAGTAGATTGATACGGTATGTTTTATTGGAGAATCTTGTACCATAAGTGGTGTTGCTGTTTGTGACATAACACTCTTAAGATGCTAAATAACACTTGGGAAAATTCCAAACAATAAAAAAGTCCCAATATTTCCTCAGTTTATATGGTGGTTGCATTCCTAGCAAATTTagcatatatataaagaatactttGTGCTTACATAGGCTCagataattataaagaaattttttttttttcttaatttatttgagacagagcacaagcaggagaatgggcagagggagaagcaggctccccgctgagcaggaagcccaatgtggaacttgatcccaggacgctgggatcatgacctgagctgaaggcagacacttaaccaactgagccacccaggcacccttacaaACAAATTTTCTTACTGCTCCCTAAAAAAATGTCTGTCAGAAGGCTCAAAGATAAGACAGGAATAGGATAATAACTTTGTTTTTGCACAACTGCCCTACCCATTGCAGATATCCGGCATCCCAAATCCCTGCCCACTAAATGTTAGTTTGGTCCTCTTCTCCACTCCATCTTTGTGAAAACTGAAATATCCCTAAAAATTTTCAGAATGCATCCAGAGGTAATACCACTATCACTGAGAACCATTGGACTAAGATTCTGACAcgaaacaaaaaaagggaaaatgtacGGGTCATAGATGATTTTGAAGTTTTATAAAGTTCATGAAAATTATACAGTGCAGTTGAGTCATATTTTGAATACTGTCCCTTGTTCACTTTATAAAACTTCTGTGGTGTTTTTTATAGATTGGAAACCTCCACCTGCACAAACTGGATGAACTTGACTGCCTTGTAAAGGGCTTGCTGTATATAGATTCTGTCAGTTTCAATGGACAAGCAGAGTGCTATTATTTTGCTAATGCCTCAGAACCTGAGCGATGCCAAAAGATGCCTTTTAACCTGGATGATCCCTATCCACTGCTGATAGTGAACATTGGTTCAGGAGTCAGTATTTTAGCAGTCCATTCCAAAGACAACTATAAACGAGTAACCGGGACAAGGTAGTGACCTTTCTGTTCTTATTGCAGCATTCATGTTGTTTTATACACACAAGTTGTGAAATCATCTTAATGCTAGCCTCTAACATGCATTTGTGCAGTAGCAAAAAATGTAGCTGTGCAAGTATAAGTTAAAGTGTTGCAAATAATACTGTTTATAAGGTATGTGTATAAAGACTcaaactaaaataattaaatatttatatttgcttgaCATCAATTGGCATCAAAATTTCCATAATCGTAAAAGGGAATTTTTATCTGGACTGAttccagtaacttttttttttattatgttagtcaccatatagtacatcattagtttttgatgatagtgttcatgattcatttGTGTCCCATAActttctattttccaaagcatTCCTCTCCTTGTTTCTCCAGTGTTGTATGATCTATTTAAGCCTGAAGTTTGCCACTGGTCAGCTTGCATGCTGGTTGGATTAGATTCACATTTTAAGTGTCCTATTGGGCAACATTGTAATAATTCTTTTtgctttaagatttattttatttatttgagagagagtagggggaggggcagagagagagagaatctcaagcagactctcagttgagcacggagccccatgcagggcttaatctcatgagcctgagatcatgacctgagccgaaatcaagaatcagatgctcaaccaactgagccacccaggtgcccctgtaataaTTCTTGTAAGATGAATTTAACATGAGCTCATTATGGGATAACATTGATGTTCTAAATATCCCATAAGATTTTCTATGATGCCTGaaatattgtgaaataaaatttttaaaaattgttcttatGATTCTGATACTTCATCAGCTTTTAAGGATAGAAGCTCCTAATTATTTGAGGAAGAAAGATGGGGGTTTATGAAAAAGAACTCATTGCCATTTTAAAGTAGTGCTCTTATTACTAAAGTGatacttaaattttttgttgcaagtaaactctacccccatgtggggctcagactcatgaccctgagatcaagagtcagtgcTCAGCTGGCCAGGCACCTCTAAGTGATACTTaaatttaattagtattttatctCTCTGGTGGCTAAAAATCTACCTCCATTGTGACTCTATGCCAAAGACTTACAGGGAAATATTACCTATTTCATTCTAAAAGAAATTCAGTCTGTTAACTAAATTCTAGCAGTGATCAGGGATACATGGAGTCTGTTAGAAATTTAGGTGAGACTGGGGAGCAAAGGTTTTGATTTTAGGGATTAGAGaggcatgatttcattttatcagtatatccaaaaaaataatagaaccaagtaaatttttatcattaacGTACTGACCAGCCTGACATAAATTTTCTCACCATATTCATTTCTGGGTCATTTTAAATGCTAATGTGTCACACTGAATTGATTTCAGCCTTGTCAGACCAAGTAAATAGACCTTTCACTAAATCATTTCCTGGAAACCATTTAGAGTTGCAAGCTTTCTCCTTTTAATTCATATGGTACTAATTTTTTACACTTACTGCTTCCCCCCCCCAtgtaaaagcatttatttttagcaattaCAAAGTGTAAGGAATTGGGTAAAGATATTAGAAGATATTCAACATCTCTTCCTGCCTTCATGTTGCTATCACCAactgatttttccccctttggtttATTCTTTCATCTGACAAGTTTAGTTTGgcatttttcttcattatgttGCTATTTCAGCACTTGGTATTAGCAATgtgttctttctttgtgtttattaatTACATGGATATTCCATCTTTTTACTCTGGAGAAAGAATACAGTGTTAATGTAACTTacccagttttctttccttttttttttcagccttggAGGGGGTACTTTTCTGGGTTTATGCTGTTTATTGACTGGCTGTGAAAGTTTTGAAGAGGCTCTTGAAATGGCATCCAAAGGTGACAGCACCCAAGCTGACAAGCTGGTCCGTGATATTTACGGAGGAGATTATGAAAGATTTGGTCTGCCAGGTTGGGCTGTAGCATCTAGGTaagtttaatatttatattgtaatTAAAGTTGCTTATTTAGTTTTTAGAAAGCAACATATCAGGAAGTTGTTAGGGGGCTTACTGTTACCCAGTTTAGGTTCCAAGTTGTGAACACGCATgtagtttaaaaataagatacacattaagggggcacctgggtgtctcagtcagttgagcatctgcgttcaactcagatcatgatctcagggtcttgggatcgagctctgcattgggctgtCCTATCaccagtgagtctgcttctccctctccttctgtgatctctctcgcttttgctattttttttttttttttaaagattttgtttatttatttgacagagacacagcaagagagggaacacaagcagggggagtgggagagggaaaagcaggcctcctgctgataCTTAAAtcgggctgagcagggagcccgatgcggggctcgatcccaggactctgggatcgtgacctgagctgaaggcagacgcttaacgactgagccacccag from Neomonachus schauinslandi chromosome 7, ASM220157v2, whole genome shotgun sequence includes the following:
- the PANK3 gene encoding pantothenate kinase 3 isoform X1 translates to MKIKDAKKPSFPWFGMDIGGTLVKLSYFEPIDITAEEEQEEVESLKSIRKYLTSNVAYGSTGIRDVHLELKDLTLFGRRGNLHFIRFPTHDLPTFIQMGRDKNFSTLHTVLCATGGGAYKFEEDFRTIGNLHLHKLDELDCLVKGLLYIDSVSFNGQAECYYFANASEPERCQKMPFNLDDPYPLLIVNIGSGVSILAVHSKDNYKRVTGTSLGGGTFLGLCCLLTGCESFEEALEMASKGDSTQADKLVRDIYGGDYERFGLPGWAVASSFGNMIYKEKRESVSKEDLARATLVTITNNIGSVARMCAVNEKINRVVFVGNFLRVNTLSMKLLAYALDYWSKGQLKALFLEHEGYFGAVGALLGLPNFS
- the PANK3 gene encoding pantothenate kinase 3 isoform X2, which translates into the protein MKIKDAKKPSFPWFGMDIGGTLVKLSYFEPIDITAEEEQEEVESLKSIRKYLTSNVAYGSTGIRDVHLELKDLTLFGRRGNLHFIRFPTHDLPTFIQMGRDKNFSTLHTVLCATGGGAYKFEEDFRTIGNLHLHKLDELDCLVKGLLYIDSVSFNGQAECYYFANASEPERCQKMPFNLDDPYPLLIVNIGSGVSILAVHSKDNYKRVTGTSFGNMIYKEKRESVSKEDLARATLVTITNNIGSVARMCAVNEKINRVVFVGNFLRVNTLSMKLLAYALDYWSKGQLKALFLEHEGYFGAVGALLGLPNFS